The window GCCTCGCGCGCTTCCGCGGACACCGCATCCAGCGCGCGCTGCAGGTTGTCGGCGATGTCGAGCACATCACGCGCAAACGAAGTGATGCCGTAGGCGCGGGCGTCGGCGACTTCCCTGGCGGTGCGGCGGCGCAGGTTTTCCATCTCTGCCAGCGTGCGCAGCACCTTGTCCTTGGCTTCCGCGACCTCGCGGGTCAGTGCCTCGACCGATCCTTCTTCCGGATCGTCCGGCATGACATACGGCTTTGAGACAACAGGCTCAGCGGCCGCGTTGTCCTTGGTCGGATCGTCGGGATTTTGATGCCCGTTGGCTTCGGTCATTACTCCGCCTTCTAACTAAATGTCTCGTTCAAAACTCAAGCCCGCATATCAGGGCTCCGGAGCTGAAAATCAAGCTCCAGATCGCCTGGAACCGGCGGTCCAACCGCCTTTCCGGCTCTAAATAGGGTGGCAAAGTCCTTTGAAAATCACTTGCCGAGCATCTGGCTGACGATACGCGCGGCATAATCGACCATCGGGATCACCCGGGCATAGTTCAGCCGGGTCGGGCCGATCACCCCGAGGACGCCGACAATGTGGCCGGCGCCGTCTCGATAGGGTGCGATGATGGTCGAGGACCCCGACAGGGAAAACAGCTTGTTTTCCGAACCGATAAAAATGCGCATGCCGTCGGCGCGTTCCGCCCGTCCCAAGAGATCGATGACCCCGCGCTTGGTTTCGAGATCGTCGAACAACAGCCGCACTCGCTCCAGGTCTTCCAGTGCGTGCAGGTCTTCCAGCAGATTGGCATGGCCGCGCACGATCAGCTGCCGCTCGTCATTGGCGCCGCCCGACCAGCTTGCGATCCCCGCCGCCACGATCTTCTGGGTCAATTGGTCGAGCTCGCTGCGGCTCTGCGCCAGCGCGCTTTCGAGCTCGACGCGGGCTTCCGCGAGCGTGCGGCCGCGAATTCGCGCATTGAGGAAATTCGACGCTTCCGTCAGCGCCGAGGCCGGCACGCCCGGCGCCAGCGCCAGCACGCGGTTCTCGACCTGGCCGTCTTCGGCGACCAGCACCACCAGCGCCTGTTCCGGCTCCAACCGCACGAATTCGATGTGCTTGAGCCGGACATTGGATTTCGCCGTGAGCACCACGGCGGCGGTGCGGGTCAGGCCGGACAGCCGGGTCAGCGCCTCGCTCAGCGCAGCTTCAACGGTTTGCGCCTTGTTGACGGTGGCGAGCTGGGCCTCGATCGACTGCCGCTCCGGCTCGCTGAGATCGCCGACCTGCATCAGCGCATCGACAAAAAAACGCAGCCCGAGTTCGGTCGGCAACCGGCCCGCGGAGGTGTGCGGGGCATAGATCAGCCCGAGCTGCTCGAGATCCGACATCACGTTGCGGACCGAGGCTGGCGACAGCGGCAGCGTGATCAGGCGGGAAATATTGCGCGACCCCACCGGCTCGCCGGTCGCCAGATAATTCTCGACAATCTGGCGAAAAATGTCGCGCGAACGCTCATTGAGCTGCGCCAGCCCCGAATTGGGTGTGATCAGGTGACCGATCGGATCGTGGTGGGCCACGGCATGCTCCTTTGCGGCAACCCCATTTGTTCATATTCCGGGGCCTTTTCAAGCCTTTGAATGTGGCGGGGAATACGGCGGGCGCCTCAGCCCGTTTCAGCCCTTGCCGCTGCGGTCCTGCCCCCCTAAAAGCACCGCGAGATCATCATTTCCCTGCTTCTGGAGGACTTCCCATGCGGCCGAGCCGCCGTGCGCCCGATGAACTGCGCCCCGTGTCGCTGGAACGCGGCGTGGTCAAATACGCCGAAGGATCCTGCATGGTGAAATTCGGCGACACCCACGTGCTGGTGACGGCCACGCTGGAAGAACGTCTTCCCCCCTGGCTGAAGGGCCAGGGCCGCGGCTGGGTCACCGCCGAGTACGGCATGCTACCCCGCGCCACGCTGGAACGCACCCGGCGCGAGGCCTCCGCCGGCAAGCAAGGCGGCCGCACCGTCGAGATCCAGCGCCTGATTGGCCGTTCGCTGCGCGCCATCGTCGATCTCGAAGCACTCGGCGAGCGCCAGATCACAGTGGATTGCGATGTGATCCAGGCCGATGGCGGCACCCGCACTGCTTCGATCACCGGCGCCTGGGTGGCGCTGGCGGATTGTCTCAACTGGATGAAGAGCCGCAACATGATCCGCGGCGAGGTGCTGCGCGACAATGTCGCCGCGGTGTCATGCGGAATCTACAACGGCACGCCGGTGCTCGATCTCGATTACGCCGAGGACTCGGAAGCCGACACCGACGCCAATTTCGTCATGACCGGCGACGGCCGCATTGTCGAGGTGCAAGGCACCGCCGAGAAGACGCCGTTCACCCAGGACGAACTGCTGAAATTGCTGGCGCTGGCGCAAAAGGGCGTGACCCGGCTGGTCGACCTGCAGAAAATGGCTGTGGCGTAACCCGCCACGTCGTCTTCCGATTTTTGCTGCACCCTAGACCGAGGGTCTCTCGGACCCTCGGATCATGATAGGATTCGCTGATGAATCGCCGAATCACCGGACGCCTCGTGATCGCGACCCACAATCCCGGCAAGCTCGCCGAGATGCGCGAGCTGTTGGCGCCGCACGGCGTTGAGGCGGTGTCCGCCGGCGAGCTCGGCTTGCCGGAACCGGAAGAGACCGGAACCACGTTTCGTGCCAATGCGGCGATCAAGGCGATCGCGGCGGCGCAAGCAACCAAGCTCCCGGCATTCGCTGACGATTCCGGGCTTGCGGTCGATGCGCTTGACGGCGCGCCCGGCATCTATTCGGCGCGCTGGGCCGGCGCGAGCAAGGATTTCAACGCCGCCATGGCGCAGGTGGAACGGCTGCTGCAGGAACGCGGTGCGACCACTCCGGACAAGCGTGGTGCGCATTTCGTGTCCGCGCTGTGCGTGGCCTGGCCCGACGGTCATCTTGAAGAAGTCGAGGCGCGGGTGGACGGCACGCTGGTGTGGCCACCGCGCGGCACGGCGGGCTTCGGGTACGATCCGTCTTTTCTGCCCAATGGTTACGATCGCACCTTCGGCGAGATGACCAGCATCGAGAAGCACGGTCTGCCGCCGCATGGCCTCGGGCTGTCGCACCGCGCCCGCGCCTTCGTGAAGTTGCAGGAGCTGTGTCTTTCGCAGGAGAAGTCTGTTGGCTGAATCAGGCACACCAGCGGCTTTCGGCGTTTATGTGCATTGGCCGTTCTGCCTGTCGAAATGCCCGTACTGCGATTTCAACAGCCATGTGCGCCATGCACCGGTCGATGAGGAGCGCTACGTGCGCGCCTTCACCCGTGAGATCGAAACCACGGCGTCCCGCACACCGGGACGCACCGTCTCCTCGATCTTCCTTGGCGGCGGCACGCCGTCGCTGATGAAGCCGGAAACCGTCGGTGCCGTGCTCGATGCCATCGGCAAAAATTGGGCGGTCGCGCCCGACGTGGAAGTCACGCTGGAAGCCAATCCGACCAGCGTGGAAGCAACGCGTTTCCGCGGTTATCGCGCCGCCGGCGTCAACCGCGTGTCCCTCGGCGTGCAGGCGCTCGACGACGCCTCGCTGAAGGCGCTGGGCCGGTTGCACACCGCGCAGGAGGCGCTCGACGCGGTCAAGATCGCGCGCGGCGCATTCGATCGTTATTCGTTCGACCTGATCTATGCACGCCCCGACCAGACGCCGCAGATGTGGACGGCCGAGCTGAAGCAGGCGATCTCGGAAGCCGCCGAACATCTCTCGCTGTATCAATTGACCATCGAACCGGACACGCCATTCTTCGGCCTGCACGCCGCCGGCAAACTCAAGACGCCGGACGAAGCCGTCGCGCGCGCGCTCTATGATGTGACGCAGGACATCTGCGCCCAGCATGGCCTGCCGTCCTACGAGATTTCCAATCACGCGCGGCCCGGCGCCGAGTGCAAGCATAACCTGGTGTACTGGCGCGGCGACGAGTATGCCGGCGTCGGCCCCGGCGCCCACGGCCGCCTCGACATTGACGGCCGGCGCCACGCCATCGTCACCGAGAAGCGCCCCGAGGCCTGGCTGATGCGGGTCGAAGC is drawn from Bradyrhizobium prioriisuperbiae and contains these coding sequences:
- the grpE gene encoding nucleotide exchange factor GrpE — protein: MTEANGHQNPDDPTKDNAAAEPVVSKPYVMPDDPEEGSVEALTREVAEAKDKVLRTLAEMENLRRRTAREVADARAYGITSFARDVLDIADNLQRALDAVSAEAREAADPGLKALIEGVELTERSLHSTLEKNGVKKFDPSGEKFDPNFQQAMFEVPDASVPSGTVVQVVQSGYKIGERILRPALVGVAKGGPKPAPTTDFTT
- the hrcA gene encoding heat-inducible transcriptional repressor HrcA, with the translated sequence MAHHDPIGHLITPNSGLAQLNERSRDIFRQIVENYLATGEPVGSRNISRLITLPLSPASVRNVMSDLEQLGLIYAPHTSAGRLPTELGLRFFVDALMQVGDLSEPERQSIEAQLATVNKAQTVEAALSEALTRLSGLTRTAAVVLTAKSNVRLKHIEFVRLEPEQALVVLVAEDGQVENRVLALAPGVPASALTEASNFLNARIRGRTLAEARVELESALAQSRSELDQLTQKIVAAGIASWSGGANDERQLIVRGHANLLEDLHALEDLERVRLLFDDLETKRGVIDLLGRAERADGMRIFIGSENKLFSLSGSSTIIAPYRDGAGHIVGVLGVIGPTRLNYARVIPMVDYAARIVSQMLGK
- the rph gene encoding ribonuclease PH; protein product: MRPSRRAPDELRPVSLERGVVKYAEGSCMVKFGDTHVLVTATLEERLPPWLKGQGRGWVTAEYGMLPRATLERTRREASAGKQGGRTVEIQRLIGRSLRAIVDLEALGERQITVDCDVIQADGGTRTASITGAWVALADCLNWMKSRNMIRGEVLRDNVAAVSCGIYNGTPVLDLDYAEDSEADTDANFVMTGDGRIVEVQGTAEKTPFTQDELLKLLALAQKGVTRLVDLQKMAVA
- the hemW gene encoding radical SAM family heme chaperone HemW — translated: MAESGTPAAFGVYVHWPFCLSKCPYCDFNSHVRHAPVDEERYVRAFTREIETTASRTPGRTVSSIFLGGGTPSLMKPETVGAVLDAIGKNWAVAPDVEVTLEANPTSVEATRFRGYRAAGVNRVSLGVQALDDASLKALGRLHTAQEALDAVKIARGAFDRYSFDLIYARPDQTPQMWTAELKQAISEAAEHLSLYQLTIEPDTPFFGLHAAGKLKTPDEAVARALYDVTQDICAQHGLPSYEISNHARPGAECKHNLVYWRGDEYAGVGPGAHGRLDIDGRRHAIVTEKRPEAWLMRVEASGDGISADDLLNSEERADEFLLMGLRLVEGIDPQRYAALAGRTLDPARIALLREEGAITVDTSGRLRVTQEGFPLLDAVVADLAA
- the rdgB gene encoding RdgB/HAM1 family non-canonical purine NTP pyrophosphatase produces the protein MNRRITGRLVIATHNPGKLAEMRELLAPHGVEAVSAGELGLPEPEETGTTFRANAAIKAIAAAQATKLPAFADDSGLAVDALDGAPGIYSARWAGASKDFNAAMAQVERLLQERGATTPDKRGAHFVSALCVAWPDGHLEEVEARVDGTLVWPPRGTAGFGYDPSFLPNGYDRTFGEMTSIEKHGLPPHGLGLSHRARAFVKLQELCLSQEKSVG